From Xanthomonas citri pv. mangiferaeindicae:
GACCTGGCGATCGCCGAACTGCTCCAGGGCTGGCGCGGTGCCGCCGCCCGCCCATGACCATGACCGGGGAACCGAATCGATGAGCGCCACCGGAGCCGCCGCGCGCCAGGGCATCCTGTCGCTGACCATCAAGGACAAGGCGGCGCTGTACAACGCCTACATGTCCTATCTCAAGCAGGGCGGGGTGTTCGTGCCCACGACCAAGCGCTACTTCATCGGCGATGAGGTGTTCTTGCTGCTGACGCTGCCCGAATCGAGCGAACGCCTGCCCACTGCAGGCAAGGTGGTGTGGGTCACGCCGGCCGGCGCCCAGGGCAACCGGGCGGCGGGAGTCGGCGTCCAGTTCGCGGACACCCCCGAGGGCGAAGCGCTCAAAGGGCGGATCGAGACCTTGCTGGCCGGCGTGCTGACATCGGAGAAGCCGACCCACACGATGTAGTGCGACGGCGCTGGGCGTGCGGCGTGGCCGCCTTCAGCGCGCGTCGGCGACCATCGCGCGCAACGCGGGGTCGCGGATCTGCATGACATCGAACAGGCCGGCGGCACGCAGATAGACCGCGCGGCGCAGCAGTTCGTCCTCGTAGCGGCGGCGCAACGCTTCGTCGTCGTCCTCGTCGATCGCCAGGCGGGCGAGTTCGACGAATTGCTCGACCCAGGACAGGGCCGCGTAGGCATCTGCGGCCGCGACGTTCGCGTTGTCGACAAGCGCGGGTCGCGGATGAAGGGAGGTCATCACGTTGAATCCTTGACTGTACCGGCTGGACGGTATCGTCTAGACTTATGGGCTCGTCGTCAAGCCCGGCAGCCATGACCCGAAAACCCCGCAGCGACGCTCGCGAACGCATTCTCGATGCGGCCTTGGCCGTGTCCCAGCAGGTGGGTGCGGCCCATCTCACACTCGATGCGGTCGCGGCCGAAGCGGGGGTCAGCAAGGGCGGGCTGCTGTATCACTTCGCCAGCAAGGATGCGTTGCTGCGCGCGATGGTCGAGCATCATCTCGACGAACACCGGCAGACCTTGCGGGTCGCGATGGCGGATTTTCCGGCCACGCCCGGCGGCTATCTGCAGGCGGTGGTGCAGGCGCATCGCGCCGAACGCAAGGATGGCTTCCACGAACCCCACGCCATGCGCTCGTTCATCGCGGCGGCGGTCAACACGCCCGAGTTGATGGAAGGCCCGCGACGCTTCGCCAGCGAGCAGGTTGCCTACCTGCGACAGCTGGGGCCGCATTTTCCGGA
This genomic window contains:
- a CDS encoding pilus assembly protein PilZ, whose product is MSATGAAARQGILSLTIKDKAALYNAYMSYLKQGGVFVPTTKRYFIGDEVFLLLTLPESSERLPTAGKVVWVTPAGAQGNRAAGVGVQFADTPEGEALKGRIETLLAGVLTSEKPTHTM